The following are encoded together in the Deinococcus malanensis genome:
- a CDS encoding molybdopterin molybdotransferase MoeA — MTTTHPQGGFPMFVGVPEARDLLRALLPDPGTETLPLAAAYGRTLVQTLEARVSHPSATESALDGIACREADTRSASSETPVRLRVVGESRAGLTHSAQVNAGECVRIYTGAPLPPGTDAICPVEQLDDGGPDHVWLRRPARPEDVRHEGGDFMTGETVLPAGLRLTAPRLALAAALGHAEVTVRRALRVALLSTGDELVAPGLPLARGQVYDSNRVGLHAMLLECGCEVIALDHAADTPAALQGALDQAGGADLLLTSGGVSMGRYDLLRDLLIGEGQVAFWKVRMRPGGPAILGGWHGLPIFGLPGNPVSSLVVFHVIVRPALTGQAVRTLRLRAATTFRTLPDKTAFWRGVIDSGEVRDYGAQGSGMLRSLSEANALVVVPEGQTVKAGDDVDVILL; from the coding sequence ATGACCACCACCCATCCGCAAGGCGGGTTTCCCATGTTTGTTGGCGTGCCGGAAGCGCGTGACCTGTTGCGTGCCCTGCTGCCGGACCCCGGAACCGAGACCCTGCCGCTGGCTGCGGCATATGGCCGGACCCTGGTACAGACCCTGGAAGCGCGTGTCAGTCATCCCAGTGCCACCGAGAGTGCCCTGGACGGCATTGCCTGTCGCGAGGCAGATACGCGGTCCGCTTCCTCTGAAACCCCGGTGCGGCTGCGCGTGGTAGGAGAGAGTCGGGCCGGCCTGACCCATTCGGCCCAGGTAAATGCCGGCGAATGCGTGCGGATCTACACCGGTGCGCCTCTGCCGCCCGGGACAGATGCGATCTGCCCGGTCGAACAGCTCGATGACGGCGGACCAGACCACGTGTGGCTGCGCCGCCCGGCCCGCCCCGAGGACGTACGTCATGAAGGCGGCGATTTTATGACCGGCGAGACAGTCCTGCCCGCTGGGCTGAGGTTGACCGCACCGAGACTTGCGCTGGCTGCTGCCCTGGGCCACGCGGAGGTTACCGTCCGGCGTGCGCTGCGAGTGGCGCTGCTGAGCACCGGAGACGAGCTGGTCGCGCCGGGCCTGCCCCTGGCGCGGGGGCAGGTCTATGACAGCAACCGGGTCGGCCTGCACGCCATGTTGCTCGAATGCGGCTGTGAGGTCATTGCGCTGGACCATGCGGCAGATACCCCGGCAGCCCTGCAAGGTGCCCTGGACCAGGCGGGAGGCGCGGACCTGCTGCTGACGTCAGGTGGGGTCAGTATGGGACGCTACGACCTGCTGCGTGACCTGCTGATCGGGGAAGGGCAGGTCGCCTTCTGGAAGGTGCGCATGCGGCCAGGGGGTCCGGCGATTCTGGGGGGCTGGCATGGCCTGCCCATTTTCGGACTTCCTGGCAACCCGGTCAGCAGCCTGGTGGTCTTCCACGTGATCGTGCGCCCGGCCCTGACTGGTCAGGCAGTGCGGACCTTGCGCCTGCGGGCCGCAACCACCTTCCGGACCCTGCCCGACAAGACTGCCTTCTGGCGCGGCGTGATCGACTCCGGCGAAGTGCGGGATTACGGTGCCCAGGGCAGCGGCATGCTGCGGTCTCTCAGCGAGGCCAACGCCTTGGTGGTGGTTCCAGAAGGTCAAACGGTCAAAGCCGGCGACGACGTGGATGTGATTCTGCTTTAG